The stretch of DNA TGAGGTTCTACCTATGAAAAAATTACTTTTATTGACTTTAATAATATCAATTTTTATTTTTCTATTATTGTCTCCTGTGCTACTTCAACTAGTTTCCTATCTCCATCCAGTCGTTTTAGGTGTTGTTTTTTTCTGTATTGTAATGTCAGTATTGTTTTTTATCTGCTTAATACGCCGTGAAACCATCCAGATTTCCTACTCAAATTTAAGGTTCCTACTACTTTTCTATTCCTTTGGATTATTTATTTTGCTGTTTTTTCGACACAGCGATCAGTCCTATCAGTCCCTTAATCTAATTCCACTTTCAACAATTGCCTTTTATTTATCAGGTAAGGTAAATGGGTTAATTGTCTTTTATAATTTGGCAGCTAATATAGGCTTATTTATTCCCTATGGTATATTTTTAATGGTTAAAAATCGTTCTCGATTTCAATTATTCTATCTACCATTCCTTTTTATTTCGATGATAGAAATACTCCAGTACGTTTCTCATAGAGGTAGTATGGATATTGATGACCTTATTTTAAATGTACTTGGTTTTTATATTGGATATCTATTGCATCCTCTATTCAACAAGGTTATCAAAGTACTCAATAAAAACTAAGAACCATCAGGATCCTAAATAAGGACTGATGGCTCATTCACTAACACTATTTTTTTTAACATGGAATGTTCTTTTTAAAGGAAAATTTTCCGTTTTTAAACAAATACTAGCAACAGCCATAAGTACAGCCCTACAAGAGTGAAAATAAGCGTTGGTGGGATGACAATGATGGTGACTTTAATATAATCCATCCAGGAAATTTTTATATTGTTTTTCTTTAGAATATCCATCCATAACAATGTTGCCAGGGTACCAATAGGCAGTATTAAGGAACCGATATCACTTCCAATAATATTTGCTAAATATACAGTCTGCGTTAATAATGGTTCTAATCCCATTTCAGTTAAAGCCAGCGTTGAAACCATTAAGGCAGGATGGTTGTTGAAAATATTAGATAGGAAGGCTGTTATGATTCCCATAGTAACGCTTGCGTGAAGTAAACTGCCATTTACAATGGAACTTAGCTGTTCCACCATTAGGGTCGTTAATCCTATATTGTGTAATCCATAGATTAGAACATACATGCTAAAAGCAAAAATTAAGATATGCCATGGTATTTTGAATAGAAC from Neobacillus sp. CF12 encodes:
- a CDS encoding VanZ family protein, which encodes MKKLLLLTLIISIFIFLLLSPVLLQLVSYLHPVVLGVVFFCIVMSVLFFICLIRRETIQISYSNLRFLLLFYSFGLFILLFFRHSDQSYQSLNLIPLSTIAFYLSGKVNGLIVFYNLAANIGLFIPYGIFLMVKNRSRFQLFYLPFLFISMIEILQYVSHRGSMDIDDLILNVLGFYIGYLLHPLFNKVIKVLNKN